The following proteins come from a genomic window of Varunaivibrio sulfuroxidans:
- a CDS encoding DUF1636 family protein, translated as MSPAALHVCGQCRVREKAGARGVSSGADPLRMRIESLLRRSELNEEIQISPQTCLGNCKRALRASVAAPGRWSWLIGDITDAQDCDELLVFIRQWLAAPQGLIAKQDRSAWLITHALGRLPPVG; from the coding sequence ATGAGCCCGGCGGCCCTTCACGTCTGCGGTCAATGCCGAGTGCGCGAAAAGGCCGGCGCCCGCGGCGTCTCCTCCGGCGCAGACCCGTTGCGGATGCGGATCGAAAGCCTGCTGAGACGCAGCGAGCTGAACGAAGAAATCCAAATCTCGCCCCAAACCTGCCTGGGCAACTGTAAACGCGCCTTGCGCGCTTCGGTCGCCGCGCCGGGTCGCTGGAGTTGGTTGATCGGCGATATCACCGACGCCCAGGACTGCGACGAACTTCTTGTCTTCATCCGCCAATGGCTTGCCGCACCCCAGGGCCTGATCGCCAAACAGGACCGCTCCGCCTGGCTGATCACCCACGCCCTGGGCCGCCTGCCGCCGGTCGGATAA
- a CDS encoding FecCD family ABC transporter permease, translated as MTSLSSTIIVYRARQWRRVLALLGGFFAVIAAAVADVASGPSMLPFAQVWAVLIHPGAITDTALLAIVWDIRLPMTLTALAVGASLGVSGAAMQTILRNPLASPYTLGISAAAGFGAAISILFGITIAYVEWASVAVMAFAMAFVACLGVWAMGRARGFSTDVLVLAGIAMLFLFQSLQSLTQYLASPEVLQEIVFWLFGSLLKANWTSVKVSGGIFLLVLPWIARDAWKLTALGLGDENARSLGLSVEGLRLRILVLTSLLTAGAVAFVGTIGFVGLVAPHIARAFVGEDQRYLIPLSALGGAFIMAGASILSKMISPGALIPIGIVTAVIGVPFLFVLIVRKKKVAI; from the coding sequence ATGACCTCCCTTTCGTCCACCATCATCGTTTATCGCGCGCGGCAGTGGCGGCGCGTTCTCGCCCTGCTCGGCGGTTTTTTCGCGGTCATCGCCGCCGCCGTCGCCGACGTCGCCAGCGGGCCGTCGATGTTGCCCTTCGCCCAGGTCTGGGCGGTCTTGATCCACCCCGGCGCGATCACCGACACCGCCCTGCTGGCCATCGTGTGGGACATCCGCCTGCCGATGACCCTGACCGCGCTGGCCGTCGGCGCGTCATTGGGGGTGTCGGGGGCGGCGATGCAGACCATCTTACGCAACCCCCTGGCCAGCCCGTACACCCTGGGCATTTCGGCGGCGGCCGGTTTCGGCGCCGCCATCAGCATCCTGTTCGGCATTACTATCGCCTACGTCGAGTGGGCCAGCGTCGCGGTGATGGCCTTCGCCATGGCGTTCGTCGCCTGTCTCGGCGTTTGGGCGATGGGACGCGCGCGTGGGTTTTCCACCGACGTGCTGGTCCTCGCCGGGATCGCCATGCTGTTTTTGTTTCAGTCGCTGCAATCGTTGACGCAGTACTTGGCCTCGCCCGAGGTATTGCAGGAAATCGTCTTTTGGCTATTCGGCAGCCTGCTCAAGGCCAACTGGACCTCGGTCAAGGTTTCGGGAGGGATATTCCTGCTCGTGCTGCCCTGGATCGCCCGTGACGCCTGGAAATTGACGGCGCTGGGCCTGGGCGATGAAAACGCGCGCAGCCTGGGCCTCTCGGTCGAAGGACTGCGGCTACGCATCCTGGTTCTGACGTCTCTGCTGACCGCCGGAGCGGTCGCCTTCGTCGGCACCATCGGGTTCGTCGGCCTGGTCGCGCCGCACATCGCCCGCGCCTTCGTCGGCGAGGATCAGCGTTACCTGATCCCCCTGTCCGCCCTGGGCGGCGCGTTCATCATGGCCGGGGCGTCGATCCTATCGAAAATGATCTCGCCGGGGGCGCTGATTCCAATCGGCATCGTCACCGCCGTCATCGGCGTGCCGTTCCTATTCGTTTTGATCGTACGTAAAAAGAAGGTAGCGATATGA
- a CDS encoding TetR/AcrR family transcriptional regulator, giving the protein MRDAGATRRRILDAARVEFSNFGLAGARINRIAAASGANKERIYANFGSKEGLFDAVMSDTLAAHAETVGQWGASPEALIDRLGQAHEQAPDLLRLMLWEALQFGGGPVPDEERRRQHYRRKAERLKTFFGIEDSAKSAAAMLTLIGLAAWPSTLPQLANMLCPPGEEEAFEAAQRDLLHRLAKAALEDGR; this is encoded by the coding sequence ATGCGTGATGCAGGTGCAACGCGCCGCAGGATCCTCGATGCGGCGCGCGTCGAGTTTTCAAATTTTGGGCTTGCCGGGGCGCGCATCAATCGGATCGCGGCGGCATCCGGCGCGAATAAGGAACGAATTTATGCAAACTTCGGCTCGAAAGAGGGGCTTTTCGACGCGGTCATGAGCGATACGCTCGCGGCGCATGCCGAAACGGTTGGACAATGGGGAGCGTCGCCCGAAGCCCTGATCGATCGCCTGGGGCAAGCCCACGAGCAAGCGCCCGATCTCCTGCGGTTGATGTTGTGGGAGGCTTTGCAATTTGGCGGTGGCCCGGTGCCCGATGAAGAGCGCCGCCGCCAACATTATCGGCGCAAGGCAGAACGGCTGAAAACTTTTTTCGGGATTGAAGATAGCGCAAAATCCGCCGCCGCGATGCTCACGCTGATCGGGCTCGCCGCATGGCCGTCAACCTTGCCGCAGCTTGCCAACATGCTCTGCCCGCCAGGAGAGGAAGAGGCCTTCGAAGCCGCGCAACGCGATCTGCTCCATCGTCTGGCAAAAGCCGCGCTTGAAGATGGGCGCTGA
- a CDS encoding leucyl aminopeptidase family protein, producing MPLSLAMSSLVATSDTPTVAVTALDEETFADWVLRQPSALQTWLRTTGFYAKPGTIAFLATEGDTPAPGAVSRVLFGVGAGQIEDWAALRAGLPVGVYTLDGDLSAETAHRAALGWAMEAYRFDAMKGAPGVGTNHHERHRENASAPILIWPEGCAREEVRREIEATALVRDLINTPASHMGPGELAAAAEDLAARHGATCTVIVGDDLLAADYPAIHAVGRAAAPSAAPRLIDMTWGNASDPKVTLVGKGVCFDTGGLNLKSGGNMKLMKKDMGGAAHVLGLAHMIMSAGLKLRLRVLIPAVENSVSAAALRPSDVVLTRSGKTVEIGNTDAEGRVILADALFAACAEDPELVCDFATLTGAARVALGTDIPALFGNDDTIVAAVLDAARAEGDPLWALPLWQPYARQTESLLADLRNDTDSSYGGAITAALFLQAFVASGTPWTHVDQMAWNVAGRPGRPVGGEAQGLRAFFRYLKNRFE from the coding sequence GTGCCCCTGTCCTTAGCCATGTCCAGTCTTGTCGCTACGTCCGACACCCCGACCGTTGCGGTCACCGCCCTCGATGAGGAGACTTTTGCCGATTGGGTGTTGCGTCAACCGTCCGCGCTGCAAACGTGGTTGCGTACGACGGGGTTTTACGCCAAGCCGGGAACGATAGCGTTTTTGGCGACCGAGGGTGACACCCCGGCGCCCGGCGCCGTGAGCCGTGTTCTATTCGGCGTCGGCGCCGGACAAATCGAAGATTGGGCGGCGTTGCGCGCGGGCTTGCCGGTCGGGGTCTACACCTTGGACGGTGACCTGTCCGCAGAGACGGCGCATCGCGCCGCATTGGGTTGGGCGATGGAGGCCTATCGTTTCGACGCTATGAAGGGTGCGCCCGGTGTGGGAACGAACCACCATGAACGTCACCGGGAAAATGCCTCCGCGCCGATTCTTATCTGGCCCGAGGGGTGCGCGCGCGAGGAAGTCCGCCGTGAGATCGAGGCGACGGCGTTGGTGCGCGACCTGATTAACACCCCGGCGTCGCACATGGGGCCGGGCGAACTGGCCGCGGCGGCCGAAGACTTGGCTGCGCGCCATGGGGCGACATGTACCGTGATCGTCGGCGACGATCTCCTCGCCGCCGATTATCCGGCGATCCATGCCGTCGGTCGCGCCGCCGCGCCGTCGGCTGCACCGCGCTTGATCGATATGACCTGGGGAAACGCGAGCGATCCCAAGGTGACGCTGGTCGGCAAGGGGGTGTGTTTCGACACCGGGGGGCTGAACCTGAAAAGCGGTGGCAATATGAAGCTGATGAAAAAAGACATGGGCGGCGCGGCCCATGTCCTTGGCTTGGCGCACATGATCATGTCGGCGGGGCTGAAGCTGCGCCTTCGGGTCTTGATTCCCGCCGTGGAAAATAGCGTTTCGGCGGCGGCGCTGCGGCCGTCCGACGTTGTCCTTACGCGCAGCGGAAAAACGGTGGAAATCGGCAATACCGACGCCGAGGGTCGCGTTATTTTGGCCGACGCCTTATTCGCGGCGTGCGCCGAAGATCCCGAATTGGTCTGCGATTTCGCCACCCTCACCGGGGCCGCGCGCGTCGCCTTGGGAACGGATATTCCGGCCCTGTTCGGCAACGACGACACCATCGTCGCGGCGGTGCTTGACGCCGCTCGCGCCGAAGGCGATCCCCTGTGGGCGTTGCCGCTGTGGCAGCCATATGCGCGTCAAACCGAAAGCCTGCTCGCCGATCTGCGCAACGATACCGATTCGTCTTACGGCGGGGCGATTACGGCGGCGCTGTTCCTTCAGGCGTTCGTCGCGTCGGGGACGCCGTGGACCCATGTCGATCAGATGGCATGGAACGTCGCTGGCCGACCGGGTCGCCCGGTGGGTGGCGAGGCGCAAGGACTGCGTGCGTTCTTCCGCTATCTCAAAAATCGTTTCGAATGA
- a CDS encoding ABC transporter ATP-binding protein, with the protein MNIEISDLSVRYGATCVLHPLSLSFTSGEAVAVLGPNGAGKSTLLKALSGLVPTTGSIVLEPGDGDNADTPDKATIAYLPQDGLARVNLTVLEAVLLGRHDSLGLRVGDDALTAARDALETLGIEHLGQRTLDTLSGGQRQLAGLAQAVYRAPRILLLDEPTSALDLHRQMLVLDGLRDLARRRIMTVVLVTHDLSLAARFAERVIFLKNGRLVAHGPSESVLTGALLADVYDIEAEVLRTRNGHLHIAPLRPLGAPLGVGVNVGAA; encoded by the coding sequence ATGAACATCGAAATTAGCGACCTTTCCGTGCGCTATGGCGCGACATGCGTGCTCCATCCGCTTTCACTGTCTTTCACCTCGGGCGAGGCGGTCGCCGTTCTGGGCCCCAACGGGGCGGGAAAATCGACCCTTCTGAAGGCCCTTTCCGGGCTTGTCCCGACGACGGGCAGCATTGTTCTCGAACCCGGCGACGGGGACAACGCCGACACTCCCGACAAGGCCACCATCGCCTATCTGCCTCAGGACGGCCTGGCGCGGGTCAATCTGACGGTGTTGGAGGCGGTTCTGCTCGGTCGTCACGACAGCCTCGGCTTGAGGGTCGGCGACGACGCCCTGACGGCGGCCCGGGACGCCCTGGAAACCCTGGGCATCGAACACCTCGGCCAGCGCACGCTCGACACCCTCAGCGGCGGACAGCGCCAATTGGCGGGCCTCGCCCAGGCGGTCTACCGGGCCCCCAGGATCTTGCTTCTCGACGAGCCGACCAGCGCCCTCGACCTGCACCGCCAAATGCTGGTGCTCGACGGCCTGCGCGATCTGGCGCGCCGCCGGATCATGACGGTCGTCTTGGTCACACACGATTTGTCCCTCGCCGCGCGTTTCGCCGAACGCGTTATTTTCCTGAAAAACGGTCGCCTCGTCGCCCACGGTCCCAGCGAAAGCGTGCTTACCGGGGCGCTTCTCGCCGACGTCTACGATATCGAGGCCGAGGTCCTACGCACCCGCAACGGCCACTTGCACATCGCCCCCCTGCGTCCATTGGGCGCGCCCCTCGGCGTGGGCGTGAATGTCGGCGCCGCATGA
- a CDS encoding DUF2946 family protein: MRVGPLRQFLAMFRRAANIGSRPRAWTAATSAKSRRAAMARLTLWAMCLNIIASMIVPGASANGVERAKLDAALNVVVACTSDGYKRVALNPGEKIPPSDIAQGGFCPFCLPIIKHVADVPRIPSLAIIGAIHLKPIRPPVSNFKPVLSLSSPPRLRAPPIHVS, from the coding sequence GTGAGGGTAGGACCGCTACGCCAGTTTTTGGCGATGTTCCGCCGGGCGGCGAACATTGGTTCGCGTCCTCGCGCGTGGACGGCGGCGACATCGGCCAAGTCGCGCCGCGCCGCGATGGCGCGGCTGACGCTGTGGGCGATGTGCCTCAACATCATCGCTTCGATGATTGTTCCCGGCGCGTCTGCAAACGGGGTGGAACGCGCAAAGCTAGACGCCGCCCTCAACGTCGTCGTCGCTTGCACCTCCGACGGATACAAACGCGTCGCCCTGAACCCCGGCGAAAAAATTCCGCCCAGCGATATCGCACAAGGCGGTTTTTGTCCGTTCTGCCTGCCAATTATCAAACACGTGGCCGATGTCCCACGCATTCCAAGCCTCGCCATCATCGGCGCCATCCATTTAAAGCCGATACGTCCGCCGGTATCGAACTTTAAACCCGTCCTCTCCCTTTCCTCCCCGCCTCGATTGCGCGCACCGCCTATCCACGTGTCCTAA
- the lepA gene encoding translation elongation factor 4, translating to MSSIEHIRNFSIIAHIDHGKSTLADRLIQMCGGLSDREMTEQVLDSMDIERERGITIKAQTVRLTYTAKDGETYQLNLMDTPGHVDFAYEVSRSLAACEGALLVVDASQGVEAQTLANVYLALDNNLEIIPVLNKIDLPAAEPERVCEQIEDVIGLDASDALKVSAKSGIGMDSVLEAVVTRLPAPEGDRDAPLKALLVDSWYDSYLGVMILVRVKDGVLKKGMKIRMMAAGTTHGVDQVGIFTPKLVKVNELGPGEMGFITASIKTVSDTNVGDTITEEKRPALEPLKGFKPSVPVVFCSFFPSDAADFDDLRDSLGKLRLNDASFAFEPENSMALGLGFRCGFLGLLHLEIIQERLEREFDLDLITTAPSVAYRMKLTDGSDLELHNPADMPDPSQIAAIAEPWIKATIMVPDEFLGAVLGLCTERRGQQIELTYVGTRAMAVYRLPLNEVVFDFYDRLKSISRGYASFDYEMDDYAENDLVKVSILVNAEPVDALSFICHRSQSENRGRQVCERLKDLIPRQLFKIPIQAAIGGKVIARETLSAMRKDVTAKCYGGDITRKRKLLEKQKKGKKRMRQFGRVEIPQSAFIAALKMGDD from the coding sequence ATGAGCAGCATCGAACACATCCGCAATTTTTCCATCATCGCCCACATTGACCATGGCAAGTCAACGTTGGCCGACCGTTTGATTCAAATGTGCGGCGGACTTTCCGATCGCGAGATGACCGAACAGGTCCTCGACAGCATGGATATCGAACGCGAGCGCGGCATCACCATCAAGGCCCAGACGGTACGTCTGACCTATACGGCCAAGGACGGCGAGACCTATCAGCTGAACCTGATGGACACCCCGGGGCATGTCGATTTCGCCTACGAGGTGAGCCGATCGCTGGCCGCCTGCGAGGGTGCGTTGCTGGTGGTTGACGCCTCCCAGGGGGTCGAGGCGCAGACCCTGGCCAACGTCTATCTGGCGCTCGACAACAACCTCGAGATCATCCCCGTCCTGAACAAGATCGATCTGCCCGCCGCCGAGCCGGAACGGGTTTGCGAGCAGATCGAGGACGTTATCGGCCTGGACGCCTCGGACGCCCTCAAGGTGTCGGCGAAATCGGGCATCGGCATGGACAGCGTGCTGGAGGCGGTGGTCACCCGCTTGCCCGCACCCGAAGGCGACAGAGACGCCCCGCTGAAGGCGCTGTTGGTCGATTCGTGGTATGATTCGTACCTCGGCGTGATGATTCTGGTTCGTGTCAAGGACGGGGTGCTGAAAAAGGGCATGAAGATCCGCATGATGGCGGCGGGCACCACCCACGGCGTCGATCAGGTCGGCATTTTCACGCCCAAGCTGGTCAAGGTGAACGAGTTGGGGCCGGGGGAAATGGGCTTTATCACCGCCTCGATCAAAACCGTGTCCGACACCAACGTCGGCGATACCATTACCGAAGAAAAACGCCCCGCCCTTGAGCCGTTGAAGGGCTTCAAGCCATCGGTTCCCGTGGTGTTTTGTTCGTTTTTCCCATCCGACGCGGCGGATTTCGACGATCTGCGCGACAGCTTGGGCAAGCTGCGTCTGAACGACGCCAGTTTCGCCTTCGAGCCGGAAAATTCAATGGCCCTGGGACTGGGTTTTCGCTGCGGCTTCCTCGGCCTTTTGCATTTGGAGATCATCCAGGAACGTCTGGAGCGCGAGTTCGATCTCGACCTGATCACTACCGCGCCCAGCGTCGCTTACCGGATGAAGCTGACCGACGGCAGCGACCTGGAGCTGCACAATCCCGCCGACATGCCCGACCCGTCGCAGATCGCCGCGATCGCCGAGCCGTGGATCAAGGCGACGATCATGGTGCCCGATGAATTTCTGGGCGCGGTTCTGGGATTGTGCACCGAACGGCGCGGCCAACAGATCGAGTTGACCTATGTGGGCACGCGGGCGATGGCGGTCTATCGCCTGCCTCTGAACGAGGTGGTGTTCGATTTCTACGATCGTTTGAAGTCGATTTCGCGCGGCTACGCCAGCTTCGATTACGAAATGGACGACTATGCCGAGAACGATTTGGTCAAGGTGTCGATCCTGGTCAACGCCGAGCCGGTTGACGCCCTATCGTTTATCTGTCACCGCTCGCAATCTGAAAATCGCGGACGCCAAGTCTGCGAGCGTCTGAAGGACCTGATCCCCCGACAACTGTTCAAAATTCCCATTCAGGCGGCGATCGGCGGCAAGGTCATCGCGCGTGAAACCCTGTCGGCGATGCGTAAGGACGTGACCGCGAAATGTTATGGCGGCGATATCACGCGCAAACGCAAGCTTCTGGAAAAGCAGAAGAAAGGGAAAAAGAGAATGCGCCAGTTCGGGCGCGTCGAAATCCCCCAGTCGGCTTTCATCGCGGCCCTTAAAATGGGTGATGACTGA
- a CDS encoding complex I NDUFA9 subunit family protein produces MQRQIITVFGGSGFLGRHLVRRLARQGWTIRVAVRDVEAAGFLKPLGNVGQILPIRANILDPDSVGAALSGATAAVNLVGILYEKSKGDFERIHVRGGETIARSAQNLGLARLVHISALGADAQSKALYAATKAAGEEAVRAAFPNVTILRPSVIFGPEDQFFNTFAAMMLYQPVLPVIGAALLSNTAAHAGGPLFQPVYVGDVADAIGHALTRDSCRGETYSLGGPQVFSFAQLLAKMARVCRREPILLPVPLAAAKALAFFLERLPHPPLTRDQVELLRTDNIIPRGAPGLAELAVTPHALDTILPTYLARFRPPARQRVRTDTGTGTDSGMEVR; encoded by the coding sequence ATGCAACGGCAAATTATCACCGTATTTGGAGGATCCGGTTTTCTGGGTCGGCACTTGGTTCGGCGTCTCGCGCGCCAGGGCTGGACGATTCGCGTCGCCGTGCGCGACGTCGAGGCCGCGGGTTTTTTAAAACCGTTGGGAAATGTCGGACAAATCTTGCCGATCCGGGCCAATATCCTCGACCCCGACAGCGTCGGCGCGGCCCTGAGTGGAGCCACCGCCGCGGTTAATCTTGTCGGTATCCTCTATGAGAAATCGAAGGGGGATTTCGAGCGCATCCACGTGCGGGGCGGAGAAACCATCGCCCGAAGCGCCCAAAATCTTGGGCTTGCGCGCCTGGTTCATATCTCCGCCTTGGGCGCCGACGCCCAGTCGAAAGCCCTGTACGCCGCCACCAAGGCCGCCGGCGAAGAGGCGGTCCGCGCCGCCTTCCCCAATGTGACAATCCTGCGTCCCTCGGTGATTTTCGGCCCCGAAGATCAATTTTTCAACACCTTCGCCGCGATGATGCTCTATCAACCCGTCCTGCCCGTCATTGGCGCAGCGCTGTTGTCCAACACCGCGGCACATGCCGGCGGCCCTCTTTTTCAGCCGGTTTACGTCGGCGATGTCGCCGACGCCATCGGCCACGCCTTGACGCGGGACAGCTGCCGGGGCGAGACTTACAGTCTCGGCGGTCCGCAGGTTTTTTCCTTCGCCCAATTGCTCGCCAAGATGGCGCGCGTGTGCCGCCGCGAACCGATCCTTCTTCCGGTTCCCCTCGCCGCCGCCAAGGCTCTCGCCTTTTTCCTCGAACGGTTACCCCATCCCCCGCTGACGCGCGACCAGGTCGAGTTGTTACGTACCGACAACATCATCCCACGCGGCGCGCCGGGATTGGCCGAACTGGCCGTCACGCCGCATGCGTTGGACACGATCTTGCCCACCTATCTGGCTCGCTTCCGCCCACCCGCACGCCAGCGCGTGCGCACCGACACCGGCACCGGCACCGACAGCGGCATGGAAGTTCGCTGA
- a CDS encoding MFS transporter — protein MSERSPRPARKEIILLTIAAILVVGQTYIVISLFAPMAVDFARPAASLAVTVTVFGIPYAFAGLLAGPLADVWGAKKVIVLSLVASALTTLIVAVAPGFAMLILLRALQGFTAGFFAAPVFTYIARDLHEEVRAFATTAIQAGALASAVLMQLFGQVIEVRLGWRFAFFIPAPVILGLALAAERLLARSSGAAERHVGKALLALPDLLLQWRLLALYGAALTLLGGFVAVLSGLSLYGPQDLRADPTRLFLVRASALPVMLAVPFLVLRLGRLSLRARIFSGLGLSALSLAVTALAAEQTWALAGGLAACVAGILIAAPAIVQGVAQAAPESSGAAVSIYAFTIFLGASLGPQFAALLAPTGMVGLLLSVATLLAVGSLFGVIGAKTTKQS, from the coding sequence ATGTCGGAACGATCGCCTCGACCCGCCCGTAAAGAAATCATTTTGCTTACAATAGCCGCCATCTTGGTCGTTGGGCAGACGTATATTGTCATTTCGCTGTTCGCGCCGATGGCGGTGGATTTCGCACGCCCGGCGGCAAGCCTCGCCGTCACCGTGACGGTTTTCGGCATTCCCTACGCCTTTGCCGGGCTGTTGGCGGGGCCGCTTGCCGATGTTTGGGGCGCGAAGAAGGTCATCGTCTTGTCCCTGGTCGCAAGCGCGCTTACGACGCTGATCGTGGCCGTCGCCCCTGGTTTCGCGATGCTGATCTTGTTGCGCGCCCTTCAGGGTTTCACCGCCGGTTTCTTCGCGGCGCCCGTGTTCACCTATATCGCCCGCGATCTTCATGAGGAGGTCCGCGCCTTCGCAACGACCGCCATACAGGCCGGAGCGTTGGCGTCGGCGGTGTTGATGCAGCTCTTTGGTCAAGTGATCGAGGTCCGGCTCGGCTGGCGTTTCGCATTTTTCATCCCGGCGCCGGTCATCTTGGGTCTCGCGTTGGCGGCCGAGCGGCTGTTGGCGCGCTCATCGGGCGCCGCCGAGAGGCACGTTGGTAAAGCGCTTCTGGCCTTGCCGGATCTCTTGCTACAATGGCGGCTCCTGGCGTTGTATGGCGCGGCGTTGACTTTGCTCGGCGGCTTTGTCGCCGTCCTATCGGGGCTTTCTTTATATGGTCCGCAAGACTTGCGGGCCGATCCGACGCGCTTGTTTCTGGTGAGGGCTTCGGCCTTACCCGTCATGCTCGCCGTGCCCTTCCTCGTCCTTCGCCTGGGGCGGCTGTCGCTGCGCGCGCGCATTTTTTCGGGATTGGGGCTATCGGCGCTCTCGCTCGCCGTCACGGCTTTGGCCGCGGAGCAAACATGGGCGCTGGCCGGCGGTCTTGCCGCTTGCGTCGCCGGCATCCTAATCGCCGCGCCGGCAATCGTGCAGGGCGTCGCCCAAGCCGCCCCCGAGTCGAGCGGGGCCGCCGTTTCGATTTATGCGTTCACCATTTTTCTGGGAGCAAGCCTCGGTCCGCAATTCGCCGCCCTGCTGGCGCCAACGGGGATGGTCGGTCTCTTGCTGTCGGTCGCGACGTTGCTTGCGGTCGGTTCGCTCTTTGGGGTTATAGGCGCCAAAACCACAAAGCAAAGCTAG
- a CDS encoding MarR family transcriptional regulator: MTIELSELQALDMWRRAIVESVRLDAPDLSARQMALLLSVYLTPSPHTVRGLAKILKISKPAVTRAIDRLSDMGMVRRKPDEHDRRSVFIQRTVRGSVFLREYGELIVQAAKKA; this comes from the coding sequence ATGACGATCGAACTCAGTGAATTGCAGGCTCTGGACATGTGGCGGCGGGCGATCGTGGAAAGCGTTCGTCTCGACGCCCCGGATCTTTCGGCGCGCCAAATGGCCCTGTTGCTCAGCGTTTACTTGACGCCGTCGCCCCACACCGTGCGCGGCCTGGCGAAGATTTTGAAAATTTCCAAGCCGGCGGTGACGCGCGCCATCGATCGTCTTAGCGATATGGGGATGGTGCGCCGTAAACCCGATGAACACGACCGTAGAAGCGTTTTTATTCAGCGCACCGTCCGGGGATCCGTTTTCCTGCGCGAATATGGCGAATTAATCGTACAGGCGGCTAAAAAAGCATAA
- a CDS encoding ABC transporter substrate-binding protein, translating to MRTLKKTVYLACLVWAFALPVLGFSGVAHAQITITDVLGRERTIAAPAKRVLLGFYFEDFLAITGPGAYDRVVGISKAAWHDWRNSQWKAYAKVIPRIEKLADIGGTDNASFNLELAISLHPDVAILATWQFKALGDTVGRLEAAGIPVVVVDYNAQTVPTHVLSTQVIGAVMGAPKRAKELADAYAAAVTDVEARIVNANDKPMRVYVELGNKGAGEYGNSYGNGYMWGGVINLAGAKNIADGKISKVGPLNPEYVIAQNPQLIMIPGSYWVHNDKAVVMGFGVSKKQTEDRLAGYLKRPGWAGLDAVKAKRVLALYHGGARTLYDYTFLQYLAKALHPTAFKDVDPEANLRRFYARYLPIKADGSFMATVH from the coding sequence ATGCGTACTTTGAAGAAAACAGTTTATCTGGCTTGCTTGGTTTGGGCCTTCGCCCTGCCTGTTTTGGGATTTTCCGGCGTCGCCCACGCCCAGATCACCATCACCGACGTCCTGGGGCGCGAGCGCACCATCGCCGCACCGGCGAAACGGGTGTTGCTGGGCTTTTATTTCGAGGATTTTCTCGCCATCACCGGCCCCGGCGCCTACGACCGGGTCGTCGGCATCAGCAAGGCGGCCTGGCACGATTGGCGCAATTCGCAATGGAAAGCCTACGCCAAGGTCATTCCCCGAATTGAAAAGCTGGCCGATATCGGCGGCACGGACAACGCGTCGTTCAACCTGGAATTGGCAATTTCCCTGCATCCCGACGTGGCGATCCTCGCCACCTGGCAATTCAAGGCCCTGGGCGATACGGTCGGTCGGCTCGAAGCGGCGGGAATTCCCGTCGTCGTTGTCGATTATAACGCCCAGACCGTCCCCACCCATGTGTTGAGCACGCAAGTCATCGGCGCCGTGATGGGCGCGCCCAAACGCGCCAAGGAGCTGGCCGACGCTTACGCCGCCGCCGTCACCGACGTCGAGGCGCGGATCGTCAACGCCAACGATAAGCCGATGCGGGTCTATGTCGAGCTCGGCAATAAGGGCGCCGGCGAATACGGCAATTCCTACGGCAACGGCTACATGTGGGGCGGCGTCATCAATCTGGCCGGGGCGAAGAATATCGCCGACGGCAAGATTTCCAAGGTCGGTCCCTTGAACCCCGAATATGTCATCGCTCAGAACCCACAGTTAATCATGATCCCGGGATCGTACTGGGTACACAACGACAAAGCCGTGGTGATGGGGTTCGGCGTCTCGAAAAAGCAAACCGAGGACCGTCTGGCGGGCTACCTGAAGCGGCCCGGTTGGGCCGGACTGGACGCGGTCAAAGCGAAACGCGTCCTGGCCTTGTACCACGGCGGCGCGCGCACGCTGTATGACTACACCTTCTTGCAGTATTTGGCCAAGGCGCTGCATCCCACCGCTTTCAAGGATGTCGATCCCGAAGCCAACCTACGGCGGTTTTACGCGCGCTACCTGCCGATCAAGGCCGACGGGTCGTTCATGGCCACGGTTCATTAA